A single Orcinus orca chromosome 2, mOrcOrc1.1, whole genome shotgun sequence DNA region contains:
- the USP50 gene encoding inactive ubiquitin carboxyl-terminal hydrolase 50 isoform X4, whose translation MASQQPFTADDFGIYCVLTECTDHYDPFPVNEADENQPHFQGVTGLQNLGNTCYMNAILQCLCSISPLVEYFLSGKYITALQKDCSEVATAFAYVMTDMWLGDSDCVSPEIFWSAFGKLYPAFMKKTQQDAQEFLIYVLNELHETLKKYHRRRSYEKRSIPRSCRKMIANESSIITRLFEGQLNYSIICLKCENCTYKNEVFTVLSLPIPSKYECSLQDCLQCFFQQDTLAWDNQIYCSFCETKQETAVKANISKAPKIIVFHLKRFDILGTMKRKLRTDIHYPLTNLDLTPYICPIFRKHPKYNLCAVVMQGTSR comes from the exons ATGGCTTCACAACAGCCTTTCACTGCAGATGACTTCGGTATCTACTGTGTCCT CACAGAGTGCACAGATCACTATGACCCCTTTCCAGTTAATGAGGCTGATGAGAACCAGCCCCATTTCCAGGGCGTGACTGGTCTGCAGAACCTGGGCAACACATGCTACATGAATGCCATCTTACAGTGTCTCTGCAGCATCTCACCGCTGGTGGAATACTTTCTCTCTGGGAAGTACATTACCGCTCTTCAAAA GGATTGCAGTGAGGTTGCCACTGCTTTTGCCTACGTGATGACAGACATGTGGCTTGGAGACTCTGACTGTGTCTCACCAGAAATATTTTGGTCAGCTTTTGGCAAACTCTACCCAGCATTTATGAAAAAGACGCAGCAAGATGCTCAGGAATTCTTGATTTATGTCCTGAATGAACTTCATGAAACTCTGAAAAAG TACCACCGAAGAAGATCATATGAAAAAAGATCTATTCCGAGATCCTGCAGGAAGATGATTGCCAACGAGTCCTCCATCATCACCCGGCTGTTTGAAGGGCAGCTGAATTATAGCATCATATGTTTAAAGTGTGAGAACTGTACCTACAAGAATGAAGTCTTCAccgtcctctccctccccattccATCCAAATACGAGTGCTCTCTTCAG GACTGTCTCCAGTGTTTTTTTCAACAAGACACACTGGCCTGGGACAACCAAATTTACTGTTCCTTTTGCGAAACCAAGCAAGAAACAGCTGTGAAGGCCAATATTTCTAAAGCACCAAAAATAATTGTCTTTCACTTAAAAAG gtttgacATTCTGGGTACaatgaaaaggaaactgaggacaGATATTCATTACCCGCTCACTAACTTGGACCTTACTCCTTACATTTGTCCAATTTTTCGGAAACATCCTAAATATAACCTCTGTGCAGTGGTG atgcagggtacatcacgttga